In the Vibrio agarivorans genome, ACCTGGCAAATGCCAGATACTCTTATTCTGATTTTTGTGGTTGGTATTCTTGCCAGCATTTTGACTTATTTTGTCCCTGCTGGACATTTTGATAGTCAGCAAGTCTCTTATATGGCTGAGGGTGTAGAAAAAACTCGCACCGTTATCGACCCAGCATCGTTTAGCTATGCGACCGATGAAAATGGTGATCTGCAATACAATAAAGTCGGTCTATTTGCCTCTGGCGGTGGTATCGGTCTTATGAACTTCCCATTTGAAGGCCTAGTGTCAGGCTCTAAGTGGGGCAGTGCCATCGGCGTGATTATGTTTATGCTGGTGATCGGCGGTGCGTTTGGTGTGGTAATGCGCACGGGGACGATTGATAACGGTATCTTGCGCCTTATCGATAAGACCAAAGGCAGCGAGTCGCTGTTTATTCCAGTGCTGTTCTTCCTGTTCTCTTTGGGGGGCGCAGTCTTCGGTATGGGCGAAGAAGCGGTGGCGTTTGCCATTATTATCGCACCACTGATGGTTCGCTTAGGGTATGACGGTATTACGACGGTAATGGTCACGTATGTGGCGACACAGATTGGCTTTGCGACCTCTTGGATGAACCCATTCTCAGTGGCAATCGCACAGGGTATCGCGGGTGTTCCTGTACTTTCTGGTATGCAAATGCGTATGGTGATGTGGGTGACCTTCACACTTATCGGTATCGCCTTCACTATGATGTATGCGTCGCGTATTAAATCGACTCCGTCGCTATCATACAGTTACGACAGTGATGCGCATTTCCGTAAACAAGATATTGGCAATCAAGAGTCTCGTTGGAACTTTGGTGACACGTTGGTTATCTTTACGGTGTTTGCTACAACAGTATGGGTAGTCTGGGGTGTTGTCGCGCACGCTTGGTATATCCCTGAAATTGCCTCTCAATTTTTTACCATGGGCTTTGTCGCGGGTATCATCGGTGTGGTTTTCCGTCTTAACGGTATGACGGTTAATGACATCGCTGCATCATTTAAAGAGGGTGCAAGTGTGATGCTAGCGCCAGCGCTACTTGTTGGTTGTGCAAAAGGTGTTTTGCTTATCCTTGGCGGAGGCTCAACCGACGAAGCAAGCGTACTTAACTCGATTTTGAACAGCGCTGGTGGTGTGATTAGTGGTCTACCTGAAGCCGGCGCAGCGTGGCTGATGTATGTATTCCAGTCAATCTTCAACTTCTTCGTGACATCGGGTTCAGGTCAGGCGGCATTGACCATGCCTCTGCTTGCTCCACTCGCTGACATTGCAGGTGTGACTCGTCAAGTTGCTGTACTCGCATTCCAGTTGGGTGATGGCTTTACCAATATTATTGTTCCAACATCGGCGTCACTCATGGCAACATTGGGTGTGTGTCGCATTGATTGGGGTAACTGGGCGAAGTTCTGCTGGCGTTTCATCTTGTTACTGTTCACGCTATCAAGCATCGTGGTAGTATCTGCGCATCTGTTAGGCTTCTCATAAGTCTTTCATCTAGCACTGTTTTTTAGGGCGAGTTATCTCGCCCTTTTTATTGGAGAAACAAAACTATGGCAACGGTTCGCTCAGGCGATATTGTTCAAGGAAAAGCGGTCATTGAACAACTTGATGTTCGTGACCTACAAGCGGGTACACATCCGTTCTGGTTTCAAGCGAGCTCTAATGCCATCGCACAACACTATTTGCTTCCTGTTACGGTATTCAAAGGCGAAGTAGAAGGCCCGCGCGTGATGATTACCGCAGGTGTTCACGGTGATGAACTTAATGGTGTATTGGCTTCTCATCAGCTGATTCGTGCACTCGAGAACGTCACGATCAAAGGCACGATTACGATTGTCTCAATGATTAATTTACCTGGCATGCTGCACCATAGCCGTGACTTTCACAGCTCTGATCCTGATGCGTCGCCAAGTAACCTAAATCGATTCTTCCCGGGAAATGCGACAGGTGATGCCGCGAATCGCCTGATTGATTCTGTTTGGAGCAAGCTACTTAAACCAAACGCCGATTGCGCGATTGATTTGCACACGCAAACCAGTGGCGCTGTGTATCCTCTGTATGTTTTTGCTGATTTTCGTTTGCCAGAAGCGTTACATATGGCGCGTTTGATGAATCCTGATTGCATTTTGGATGATCCGGGCGACGCTGGCGTTCTAGAAACCACGTGGAATCAAAGCTTAGTCCCAAGCATCACCGTTGAAGTCGGTATGGGCAAAGTGACGCAGCAGAGCTTGATTGACCGCTCAGTAGACGGTATGCAGAATATTTTGAAATACATCGGTGTTATCGATGGGCAGCCAAGTGCTCCAACGTTGGAGTGCAAAGAGGGCAAAACGATTACCAGTGTTCGCGCCAGACAAGGTGGTTTTGTTTTGCCGCAGGTTGAACTGCTTAGCGATGTGCAAGCAGGTGATGTGGTGGCGTTGCAGTATGATGCCTTTGGTCAGTTGATTGAGACCTATAGTGCTCCAAATGAAGGTAAGGTGTTGAGTTTTAATGTTGATTCAATGCGTGAGCCAGGTGCACTCGTTGTACGTTTGATCTCAGACTAGTCCGTCATGTTCAAAGCGCAATGCGCTTACTACTTTTGAAACGCAGGTCATGGCCTGCGTTTTTTAGTTTTTATGCTCAACATTTGCGCAACTATAATCTTGTAACGTTGTCGCCTAAGCGTTCTATAGCTATGATGTTGGCAACAATAAGAAAATACGCTATTCGCTTGGTTACCTAAAAAGCGATGGTTGCTATAAACAATGATATCTATAGACAATGATTTCCACTAAACAGCTGAATCATGAGATCGGTTATGTGGCTCAGCAAGTTGAGCCGACGCAGCCTACTGCTGATGCACAAAGTTCAAAGCTTCGTCAGTCTTATCAAGGTGCAAGAAAATGGATTGAAGCGACCGAGATAGAGTTGCAGCGTTCACGCATCATGATGGTTGATGAGAAGGGCAATATGCGCCCGTTAAATCTCTACCCAGAACATTAGAAAAGGATAACAACAATGACAATCATCCTCTCTCCTATTGAAGCACGAATCATCGGCTGCTTAATCGAAAAAGAAGTCACGACTCCTGATTATTATCCTCTCACTCTCAACAGTTTAACTTCTGCATGTAATCAAAAGAGCAACCGCGAGCCGGTGATGTCACTGAGCACAGATGAGGTAAAATCGGCCGTTGATGGATTGATTGCGAAAAGACTTGTGAGTGATGAAAGTGGCTTTAATAGCCGTGCAAACAAATACCAGCATCGTTTTTGTAACACAGAGTTTGGTGATTTCCACTTAACCAAACAAGAGAAGGGAATCGCTTGCTGTATGTTATTGCGCGGTGCTCAGACGCCGGGTGAGTTGCGCACTCGCACCAATCGCTTGTGTGAATTCTCTGACGTGAAAGAGGTCGAGCAGGTTTTAACGAAAATGGCTGAGCGTGAGACTGGAGGATTAGTGGTAAAACTACCTCGAGAAGCTGGCAAGCGTGAGTCTCGCTATCAACATCTTTTCTGTGGTGAAGTAGACCTTGCTGAGCTGGAAATCGCTGCCGCTTCTGCCACGAGCAGCAAAGATGCTCGCATTGCTGAGCTTGAACAAGAGGTCGCAGAGCTTAAAGCGCACATAGCACAGCTGGAAGCGCAACTTGGCTAACCTCTCTTTACAAGACCAAGGGCAGCCCCCTTGGTTTGTTTATCTTATTCGCACTAAAGCGAACACGCTCTACTGCGGGGTTACGACGGATACTCAAAGGCGTTTTGAGCAGCACTGCAGCGGCAAAGGGGCGAAAGCTCTACGAGGTAAAGGGCCTCTTGATTTGGTCTGGTCTGCGCCAGCGGGTCACTCAAGAAGTGAAGCGCAGCAATGGGAACATAAAGTCAAGAAGCTGACTAAACTTCGTAAAGAGATGTTAATCAAAGGTGAGTGCTCACTGACTCACCTTACATGATTTGATGTGGAACAACATACCGTCGTGAAGATGGTTTCGCTCAAATGGAAACATAGTCAATCAGAAGACATTATAAAATGAATAAGATCTTATCTTCAGTCGCCTTATCTGTCTTGGCCTTTAGCGCGAATGCCGACCATCACTCATTGCAAGTGCTTCGAGAATATTGGAAGTACGATGAGTTTTTGGCTGCATTTCCTCAACAGCATGCGTTAACCGAGAAGCTCAGCAAGACTGTACAAACAGACGCTATTCCGCTGCGTACTGAGCAGAAAAAACCGGTGACGATTTCTGTGGTTTATCCTGGTCAACAGGTATCAGATTACTGGGTAAGAAATATCAGTGCCTTTGAACAGCGTCTTGATGAGCTGAATATTGATTATCAAATTAATCAGGTATTTACTCGCCCTAACGTCGATTTGCGTCAGCAAAGCGTTTCCTTGATGGAAGCGCTCAAAAGTAAATCAGATTACCTAGTATTTACACTCGACACCACGCGTCATCGCAAGTTTATTGAGCATGTGTTGAGCACAGGCGAAACCAAGGTCATTCTACAAAATATCACCACACCTTTAAGAGATTGGGAACAACATCAACCGTTTATGTATGTTGGCTTTGACCATATCCAAGGTACGCAGTTGCTGATTGACCACTACAAGACACGCTTCCCCAAAGGGTCTTTTGATTACTCAGTGATTTACTTTTCTGAGGGTTATATCAGTGAGGCGCGTGGGACCACCTTTATCGATCAGATGTCTCGCGGTGGAGATTATAACTTGAGCTCTTCTTATTATACCGATGCAAGTCGTGAGTCCGGCTATCATGCTACCCTCAATATTCTCAAGCAAAATGAAGATATTGATTTTATCTATGCCTGCTCTACAGATGTGGCTCTAGGCGCCATTGACGCCTTAAAAGAGACGGGTAGAACCGATGTGTTTATCAATGGTTGGGGTGGCGGCACCGCAGAGTTAGAGGCGTTAGAAAAAAACGACCTTGATGTCACAGTGATGCGTATGAATGACGATACAGGCATCGCCATGGCGGAAGCAATTAAGTGGGATTTACAAGGTGAACCGGTACCAACGGTATATTCTGGTGGCTTTAAGCTCATCACCTCGGATGCCGATGTAAAACAGGTTCAGTCTCTTAAACAGAAAGCGTTTCGATACTCGAATCGCGATTAGGTCAGTTTAACATTCATGACTATGTTCACTCCCCGTAAGCCAAGACGGCCATTAACCACACTGATCACTCAATCGGTGTTCGTATTGATTGCCATATTCGCTTTGCTGGTGTTGTTTCAAAACTACTATGTTTCAACACAGATCATCAGTCGTGAAGCTGAGAGAGCAAGCACACAAACCTCAACACTAGTGCAGGGGATTTTCAACTTTCGCCTGGATGCACTAGAGATACAGCAAGACACCATTGGGCGTAGTGACTCTCTTGTTACCGCGGTTCGTGAGCAAAAGCGTTCTGATATCGACCGCCTGTTTGCGGGTCTAGATAATATAGATTCAAGTCTTGTGCCTGATATTCGTGTTATTACACGTTCTGATAGTCTGTATTGGAATGATGCCAATCACGGTTTTTATGGTATTTCTGAACGTTCACTGCAAAGCTTGACACAGAACCTTGCTCAAACCAAACACTGGTATCTAGCCCAAACTCCCTCGCAGTTAGGTACTCGTTATATCTTGATGCGCCGATCACCGATTGTTGATACACAAACCGGTGAAATCTTGGGTATGCTGAATATTGGTATTGTGCTGAACAACAACCTTTCATTGATGGTGAAGCTGCGAGACGGTAGTAACTCGCAAGACGTGATGTTAGCGGTGGGCTCGACGGTTATCGCCGCGAGTTTTAACAAAAAGCCAGAATATGGTCAGCTTGATATTTTATTGCGCCATGCCGATGAGCAAGAGAGCTTCTCTCTGAGTAACAATATCTCGGTGCGTAAGACGGATTTAGTGCTCAATGATACGCCAACCTTTTTAAGTATTTATACGATACGGACCTCTCCAACTGCCTCACTCTTAGTACGCAGTCATTTTATTGCTGTGGTCGCTCTGTTTTGTATCTTACTTGGTATTCTGTTTTGGGGACGCTATTGGCTCAAAAATAAGGTCGCGCGCGAGCTTGACCAGTTGATGAGCTACACCAGTGATATTGTCGAGCATCGAGCGGTAAAAAACTATAAGGGTTCGGCAATCATTGAGTTTGACCGCCTTGGTCATGTCATTGAAAACGCGTTTGTAAAACTGGGTGAGCAGGAAAAGCTGTTCGAAGACTTGTTTAATTTCTCACTCTCGCCAAGTATTGTCTGGAACGCTAACGGGCAAGTGGTGAGCATGAATCCTGTTGCCAAGCATCAGTTTGGTAGCTATGCCGAGTCGAGTTCTTCCTACGCTCAATTAATAGAGGCCCTGCTGCCGCATGTATTAAGAGCGGTTAAAGGTGAGCCGGTGATTGGGGTCAACACAGTTGTAGGCTCAGATACCTATCGCTGGAATATCTCCTCTATTTTTATCGAAAGTGGCCAACAGCAGATTATTGCGCAGGCGCAAGACATCTCCTCTTTGGTTGAGGCGGAGCGCCAAACACAACTGGCGAAAGAAGCTGCTGAAGAAACCGCGCGAGTCCGTGCTGATTTCTTGGCGAAGATGAGTCATGAATTACGCACGCCACTGAATGGGATTATTGGTGTATCACAGCTGTTGCAACATGGCTTAACACGCGAGCAGCACCAGAAGTATGTCGACATTTTATGTCAGAGTGGTGAGCATTTGCTCGCGGTACTTAACGATATCCTCGATTTCTCCAAAATTGAACAAGGGCAGTTTACCATTCAACCTGCACTGTTTAAGTTATTGGAGAGTTGCCGAGCGGTTGAGCAGATATATACGCCGCTGTGTGAAGAGAAAGGCATCGAACTGCGTGTACGTATGAATGCAGCGCCTGATTTGATGGTTGTGACAGACCAGGTGCGTTTGAACCAAATACTCTTTAATCTCGTCAGCAATGCAGTGAAGTTCACCGACACGGGTGGGGTTAGTGTTCTGGTTCAGGTATTAAGCTCAGACAAGATGACGGTAGAAGTGAAAGACTCCGGTATCGGCGTTGATGAGGCCGAAATTGGTCGGATTTTTGAGCCATTTGTTCAATTAGAGTCATCGATGACACGCCAACTAGGTGGCAGTGGATTAGGCTTAGCGATTGTGCGTAGTTTGGTTGACTTACTCGGTGGCACTATCCATGTTGTCAGCGAAAAAGGACAGGGTACGACCTTTAACTTATCTTTACCAATCAAAGTGCAAAGCCGTGATGAGAAGATTGCTGCACTTCCTCACCTGCAGCACTCACAGATCTTCTTTGAGGGTAAAGTCGATGTTTTATTGGTTGAAGATAACAATACCAACGCATTTATCGCACAAGCATTTTGCGAGAAGTTTGGTATGAAAGTCGATTGGGTCGCTGATGGTGTGAAGGCGATTGAAGCGATGAAAGTGAAAACCTACGATTTAGTGTTAATGGATAACCAGCTTCCTGAACTAAGCGGTATAGAAGCCACGCGTCATATTCGGCAAGAGTTGAAAATAGACACGCCGATATTTGCTTGTACGGCAGATGGGTTAGATGAAACACGCAATGCGTTTATGCTGGCAGGCGCGAACTATGTGTTGCTTAAACCGCTGAAAGAGCGCGCATTAATTGATGCATTGAAGTTCTTTAAGCAGAATTTTAGACCTAACGATTAGGGTCGGTACGGATTAAGGCAATATTGCTCTGAGCTGCCTCAAACCACGTAAGAACGAGGTAACTACAGTAGCTAATCAACTTATAGCAACACGTCACACTGAACTTGATTCAGTGTCTGCTTACAGCGCGATACGAGTTTAGGCGCACCTTTTGGCTAGATACTGAGTCAAGCTCAGCATGACGCTACTTTGGGCATTGTAAAGACCATTTAGACACAGAAGGTCATGCATATTGGCACTGAGTGTTCTGCTTAATCTTCTCCGATCGGTTTGGGCTCATTGGACGCAACTCGAGCAGAGAACTTACTGGCCAAGGATTGCATCTCCGGCATCATGCGATAGATCAGATGTAGCTGTTGCAATATCATTTTTACTGAGTTCTCATCTTCTTCGCGCCATTCTGAGAGGCGTTTTTCGATACCGCTGTCATAGTGCTCTTTGGTACTCACATCAGTTTCGTCATCCGATAGTTGCAGGTAAACACTTTCTAACTGTTGATGAATAAAGCGGTGCGCCTCAAGTATTAACTGATGAGTGGATTCGTCTTCGATTCGGTTACGATGAGCTCCCATGGCAGAAATATAGCTGAGTAAGGCGTGATTAAGGGTTAAGAAGCGAAAGCTCTCCTCAACGGCTCCTCGATAGCGGCCTGGCTCGACAAGCATGTTATTGATTGCGGCATTTAGAGCGGCATCGTGGTTGTGCGCTTGTCGACGTGCAACACGGTAGTTAAGGGTATCTTTTTTACCAATACGGTACTGACCAATCACTTGCGCGAGATAGCTGTTGTTACTCTTAAGAGCTTCTGCCATCACGCGATGTAAGCGTTTTGATTGCCAATCGGGCAAGATAAAGCTGACTGCACCAACGGCGAGTGCACACCCTATCAAGGTATCAGCCAAGCGTGGCAAGACGACTGCATAGCCTTCGCCTAATTGGTTAAAGCAGAAAAGCACCAACAAGGTAATAAAGCCAGTCGCGTAGCTGTAGTTGTTGATCCTAAAAGCAAAGAACAGCAAGCCACTGAGGACAATAAACACCAACTGGCTCTCTTGAGACGGGAACACCGTCAGCAGTGGAACGCCAATTAATAAACCAGCAATCGTACCAATGACGCGCGAGGTAAGCTTTTGTCGAGTAGCACTGTAGTTGGGTTGGCAGACAAACAAGGTGGTGAGCAAGATCCAATATCCGCGCTCAAGATTGAGAAACTGAATAACACCATAACCCAAGCTCAATGCCACAGACAGGCGAACGGCGTGACGGAACAAAATAGAATCTTTGTTAAAATTTGCCTTGATGCGTAGCCACATCGCTTTCAGCGTATGTGGATCAGTATCAGCAAGCTGATCATCTTCTTGCGCAACGTTGTCGCTTTGGTTGATGGAGCTAAAGAGCTTTTCAACCATCGCGAGATTGTTGAACAGATAACCAAGTTGAGCTAATGAGATTCGTGATGAACCGCCGGTGACATGCTCGATGTTGGTGTCACGTAAATACTGAATAGCGCTTTGCAGTTCATCCAACGCCATAATGGAGTCGCCAGAATGGTGATATTCCTGATTGAGTTGTATTGATTGAGCCAGCTCTCGACACGCTTTTGCTTGGGTTTCCAGCAGGTATTTGAAGCGAAACATGACATCAGAACGTTGAAATTCTTGCGCTAATTCTTGATAGCGATAGTGGCTTGAACTGACTCGCTCGTGAATATCTTGCGCTAAAAAGTAAATGGTTAAAAAACGCTGGTGACTACTGTGAATATGCCCCCTTTTGGAACGTGAGAGCAGGGTGTTTTTACACTGGTTTAACGCATCAACCGTCGCGGAGTTATATTTGGCTTCCGCTAAACGGTGAGGCTGTGGTGTCAAGTTGCTCACAGGGTGGAATAGCTGGCTTTTTGCATCAAGGTAATCGGCGAGACGAAAAAACACATGGGCACAGCTTTGTTGAATCGGCTGAGAGGGTGACATGCCTTGCCACAGCATCGACATAATGAAATACCATGCCGCGCCCGAGAGCAGCCAGGTCGGTTGAAACCAGAGGTTAGGGCTATCGTGCGCACCGAGCATGGTATAGATAGCGATTAAAATCGAACCAAAGGCAATGCTGGCATATCGAGGGCCAATGGCGCCAAGCATGATAAATCCAAAGCTTGATAGTGCGAGTCCTAACACAAAGAGCATTGGATAGGGAAACAGCAGTTCCACTGACAGTGAAGCGATAGCAAAGCAAAACAGGGTCAGTAAGATGGCTTTGAGCCTGCCAGTGAAGCTGTCATCACTTTCTGAAAGCGCAGCGGCGATCACCCCAAGAATCAGTGGAATAATCAGAGTTTTCAGATCGAAGTACCAACAGGGCAACACGACGCCCAGTAAGGTGAACAGTATCAAAATACTGTAGTTGAAGGTTTTATTGGCCCAGTGAAGCTGAAATTGCTGCGATAAAGAGCGGATAGTTACAGGCACAAGGCATCCATATTTATGCGTTAGGTTAGCGGTATTGTAACGACTCTCGCCAATAGACCTCAAGTGCTAGAGTGTGGTTATTGTAAAAGAGAAACAAAGAGATATGCCCTCTAGGGGTGTCAATCTTCACAACATTATCTAAGAGTTATGACATAGGACTGACTTTGATGTTTTGTTTGTGTAATTACTCCGTTATATACTCCAAGTATTATTTTTACACCCAAACAGAAAACACGTTGTCATGCAGTTAAGTGCCAGTTCTACCGCTCGTTTCTTTGCACAAAATGAATATCAACATGTGGCCATTGATGGCACAGAGTTGGTGATCTCCTCACCATTGCTCGAGGAGCGTATTCCTTTTCATGTGTGGAACGGCAATATTGAGGCTAAGCGTGGCTTTGTTTGGGGCTCTTTGGTGTTTTATGCCCATTCAGAAGATGATCATCAGCTCGCATGGTGCGTGCAAGGGCTGCCTTGGGATCGTTGCCGCAAGTTTGCTCAGCAAGCGGTGTTGAGCTATCAAGAGTGGCACAACAAACAGTGTGAGCAGCTCAATATCTGCCTGCCGAAATGGGAGTCGGAACTTCATCGTCTTAAATCCCTGCCTGAATTTCTTCCTCACTCAATGGTTGAGGACTGGCGAGAGCAAGTGGTGGACGATCTCACTCAGATGAGCATGTCATTGGAAGAAGCAGAGCATCATAAAGCCCAGAGAATTGACCAATTAAGGCCTTGGTTACTTGAAGCGCACACCCAAGTGATTGAACGCAATGATGAGTGGATCACCAATGAGCGTGCCAATTGGGAGGTGCTGTTTAGGAAAATAGAGTCTTCGCCTCTTAATGAAACACAACAGCATGCGGTGTTGCTAAATGATAACCATAACCTGGTGCTTGCGGGCGCGGGCTCAGGCAAAACCAGTGTGTTAACCGCTCGTGTCGCTTACCTTTTGCAAAGTCATTTAGCCAACGCTGAAGATGTCCTGTTATTGGCGTTTGGGCGTGATGCAGTGGGTGAAATGTCATCGCGCCTGGCTGGTAAAGTTGGGTTGGCCGCCGATGGTGTGACTGTGAACACGTTCCATCAGCTTGGTATGCGCATTTTGCGCGAAGTGGATGGGGAGATGCCGAAACTCAGCAAGTTAGCCACCGATGACAAGCTGCGTCAGGCTTGGTGTATCGATTGGTTGAAAAAACACTGGATGACACCGGCTAACTTCAAGCGTTGGCAAAAACACTTATCACAGTGGCCAATTGCTTATCTCGCTGGAGATGATGAGCTGGGCAGCAATGTTGAAAACCCGAAATTGATTGCCTGGCTCGATTCGCAACTCGCACAACTGGCTGCGATGGCAAGAAGCAAGAAAGACATTCAGCAGATGCTTGTTTCTCACCCTGAATATTCTCGGCTCAACAGTGAGCTTGCTTTGGTGTGGCCGTGTTACCAAGCATGGAAGCAGACATTGAAAGAGAGTGATGAAATCGATTTTAATATCATGATAAGCCGTGCTACTCAATATGTACTTAAAGGGCGATTTAAATCTCAATGGCGTCATATTATGGTGGATGAGTATCAAGATATTTCACCACAACGATTGGCTTTGATTGAAGCGCTGTGTGCATCGAAACATGTTGATGCGGTGCGTCTGTTTGCCGTTGGGGATGATTGGCAGTCAATTTATCAGTTCACCGGCTCAGATGTTAATTTGACTACGGGGTTTGCTCTGCGTTTTGCGAATTCAACCATTCACCACCTAGATACCACCTACCGCTTCAACCAAAAAATAGGTGAAGTGGCGAACCGTTTTATTCAGCAGAACCCGATTCAATTAAAGAAAACGCTGATCAGTGCGAAAGAAACCAAACAAGCTTCGGTATTTGTTGCGCCGCAAAGCCGTATTGAGCATGCGTTAGATGAGCTCCACCGTCACGCGCGCAAGAAAAAGTCAGTCTTGATTCTTGGGCGTAATCATTACCATCAGCCGGAACACCTCTCAACGTGGAAAAAGTCGTTCTCATCACTCGATATCGAGTTTATGACCTGTCACGGCAGTAAAGGCAAAGAGGCGGATTATGTGTTTGTGGTTAATGTCGATGAGGGACAGTTGCCTGCGAAAGTGAAAACACTGCATCTCGACAGTGCCGTTGTGCAAAGTGATGACAGTTTTGCGTATGCCGAGGAGCGAAGGCTGTTTTATGTTGCTCTGACACGTGCGAAAGAGAAGGTGTGGGTGATGTATAAAACCAGCCCATCTGTGTTTGTCAAAGAGTTGATAGAACAAGACTATCCAGTGGAAATCATAGAAAGCCGAGGTTAAGTGCTCGGCTCTATGCTGGAATATACCGCGTGATTACGTACGGTCTGCGAGGTATTTTTCGTAATCTGGAATTTCGATAATTACTTCAGATTCCAATAGGTTTGATGAAATCATAAAGTTGGCTGACGCGCGGTTTGTTGCCACAGGAATGTTCCAAACACCGGCGATTCGCAGCAGCGCTTTCACATCTGGGTCGTGTGGTACGGCATTCAGTGGATCCCAGAAGAAAATCAACATATCAATTTTGCCTTCAGAGATTAGTGCGCCAAGTTGTTGGTCGCCACCCATTGGGCCGCTGATAAAGCTCTTGATCGCTAGTCCCGTCTCTTTACTTAGCATATGACCTGTGGTGCCTGTGGCATACAAGAAGTGGCCTTGTAGCTTCTCTTTTTGCTCTTGGACCCAGCGCAGTAGTTCTGGTTTGTAGTTGTCATGCGCCACAAGTGCGATGTGCTTGTGCGCTGGCATGGTGCGAGTGGTTTTTTCCATGGAATGCGTAATCCTAGTTTGGTTCTTTTTGATTAACTCCGATTATGCGTAAAGCCAATGACATTTTCATTAGTAAAATTTCGTTATCAAGCTACAGAGATCAAGGAGTTGAAAAAAAAGTCGGTCGATATTCTGATGGAGACAGAGACTGCTGTTGATCAAAGTTCTTTAGATTACTTGGCGTTAAGCCATTGATGCTGATTGGAATAGAGTTATCGAGACTCCCATCTTTTAGATAAGAGATGGCCTGGCGAATAGAGGCGCGTCCTTGGAGAACCATGTGGTCAGTAGGAGCAAACTCAACTTTATTACGGACTAAACCACGATAGACGCCATGACTTAAGTAGGTTGCGATTAAGCCGATATCTTGTTGTTCAGTATCACGCAGTTCGCTGATAGCCGCCTCAATGGCGACTGCACTGCCATAGAGGTAATCAATGTCTTGATACTTCTCGAGCACTTTTTGTATCAGGTTTCGCTGTAGCTCTTTGTCGTTATCACCCCAATACGT is a window encoding:
- a CDS encoding autoinducer 2-binding periplasmic protein LuxP; this translates as MNKILSSVALSVLAFSANADHHSLQVLREYWKYDEFLAAFPQQHALTEKLSKTVQTDAIPLRTEQKKPVTISVVYPGQQVSDYWVRNISAFEQRLDELNIDYQINQVFTRPNVDLRQQSVSLMEALKSKSDYLVFTLDTTRHRKFIEHVLSTGETKVILQNITTPLRDWEQHQPFMYVGFDHIQGTQLLIDHYKTRFPKGSFDYSVIYFSEGYISEARGTTFIDQMSRGGDYNLSSSYYTDASRESGYHATLNILKQNEDIDFIYACSTDVALGAIDALKETGRTDVFINGWGGGTAELEALEKNDLDVTVMRMNDDTGIAMAEAIKWDLQGEPVPTVYSGGFKLITSDADVKQVQSLKQKAFRYSNRD
- a CDS encoding succinylglutamate desuccinylase/aspartoacylase family protein, with product MATVRSGDIVQGKAVIEQLDVRDLQAGTHPFWFQASSNAIAQHYLLPVTVFKGEVEGPRVMITAGVHGDELNGVLASHQLIRALENVTIKGTITIVSMINLPGMLHHSRDFHSSDPDASPSNLNRFFPGNATGDAANRLIDSVWSKLLKPNADCAIDLHTQTSGAVYPLYVFADFRLPEALHMARLMNPDCILDDPGDAGVLETTWNQSLVPSITVEVGMGKVTQQSLIDRSVDGMQNILKYIGVIDGQPSAPTLECKEGKTITSVRARQGGFVLPQVELLSDVQAGDVVALQYDAFGQLIETYSAPNEGKVLSFNVDSMREPGALVVRLISD
- a CDS encoding GIY-YIG nuclease family protein — encoded protein: MANLSLQDQGQPPWFVYLIRTKANTLYCGVTTDTQRRFEQHCSGKGAKALRGKGPLDLVWSAPAGHSRSEAQQWEHKVKKLTKLRKEMLIKGECSLTHLT
- the yfcC gene encoding putative basic amino acid antiporter YfcC, yielding MPDTLILIFVVGILASILTYFVPAGHFDSQQVSYMAEGVEKTRTVIDPASFSYATDENGDLQYNKVGLFASGGGIGLMNFPFEGLVSGSKWGSAIGVIMFMLVIGGAFGVVMRTGTIDNGILRLIDKTKGSESLFIPVLFFLFSLGGAVFGMGEEAVAFAIIIAPLMVRLGYDGITTVMVTYVATQIGFATSWMNPFSVAIAQGIAGVPVLSGMQMRMVMWVTFTLIGIAFTMMYASRIKSTPSLSYSYDSDAHFRKQDIGNQESRWNFGDTLVIFTVFATTVWVVWGVVAHAWYIPEIASQFFTMGFVAGIIGVVFRLNGMTVNDIAASFKEGASVMLAPALLVGCAKGVLLILGGGSTDEASVLNSILNSAGGVISGLPEAGAAWLMYVFQSIFNFFVTSGSGQAALTMPLLAPLADIAGVTRQVAVLAFQLGDGFTNIIVPTSASLMATLGVCRIDWGNWAKFCWRFILLLFTLSSIVVVSAHLLGFS
- a CDS encoding YceH family protein is translated as MTIILSPIEARIIGCLIEKEVTTPDYYPLTLNSLTSACNQKSNREPVMSLSTDEVKSAVDGLIAKRLVSDESGFNSRANKYQHRFCNTEFGDFHLTKQEKGIACCMLLRGAQTPGELRTRTNRLCEFSDVKEVEQVLTKMAERETGGLVVKLPREAGKRESRYQHLFCGEVDLAELEIAAASATSSKDARIAELEQEVAELKAHIAQLEAQLG